One window from the genome of Lentibacillus daqui encodes:
- a CDS encoding GNAT family N-acetyltransferase: MNWYEKLNKYFPVEEMKSKEHMEILLQEKGDVYHKDEGRYHVLMYAEFDTFLFIDYLWVSAESRGQGIGHKQIEKLKRKNKPIILEVEPVDYEDTDTEKRLHFYRREGFTHAQSIGYNRRSLATNETTPMEILYWSPEDASEDMIYKQMKKMYEDIHTYKDKEMYGAAYQPVDEVLVYDEARDSDNLFAKLDKTD, translated from the coding sequence ATGAATTGGTATGAAAAGCTAAACAAATATTTTCCGGTTGAAGAAATGAAATCCAAGGAACATATGGAAATATTATTGCAGGAAAAGGGTGACGTCTATCATAAAGATGAAGGTCGCTACCATGTATTAATGTATGCGGAATTTGATACGTTTCTTTTTATTGATTACCTTTGGGTGTCGGCCGAATCAAGAGGACAGGGGATTGGCCACAAACAGATTGAAAAATTGAAACGAAAGAATAAGCCGATTATTTTAGAGGTAGAGCCTGTTGATTATGAGGACACAGACACGGAGAAACGGTTGCATTTTTATCGACGGGAAGGGTTTACCCATGCACAATCAATTGGTTACAATCGTCGATCCCTGGCAACGAATGAGACAACTCCAATGGAAATCCTGTATTGGTCTCCTGAGGATGCTTCAGAAGATATGATTTATAAACAAATGAAAAAGATGTATGAAGATATTCACACGTATAAAGATAAAGAAATGTATGGAGCAGCTTATCAACCGGTCGATGAAGTATTGGTTTACGATGAAGCGCGTGATTCAGACAATCTATTTGCTAAATTGGATAAGACGGATTAG
- a CDS encoding putative glycoside hydrolase: MVGLGIPYISSGEEIQTARTYAANTTSIQPADIDIPFARFTHDSGLNFAYPDAVRGIYVTGPSVGGSKFDSLVDLVDSTDLNTMVIDIKEDHGNITFTPEKGSPYEEAARDYIDDPKKLLKFLEKKQIYPIARIVVFKDSVLANSQPELTFKENGKVWTNGKGESFVNPFKKEVWEYNVELAKQAAAFGFQEIQFDYVRFPEGFEHYDKELEYSQGDYKNLDMTNTKRRVKAVTDFVKYAKEQLADYNVKVGVDIFGYSATIPEAPGIGQNFSKIAENVDVISSMIYPSHWSTYFGIDFPDKHPYQLVNSYAKVENEVLGKLDNPPITRPWIQDFEAPWLYDKEPTHYGKAEVEAQIKALQENGIDEFLVWNAANSYTQNVDYTP, from the coding sequence ATGGTTGGATTGGGGATTCCATATATATCCAGCGGTGAAGAGATACAAACAGCCCGTACTTATGCTGCTAATACGACAAGCATTCAACCGGCTGACATCGACATTCCTTTTGCACGATTTACCCATGATTCCGGTTTAAATTTTGCTTATCCGGACGCGGTTAGAGGAATTTATGTTACCGGCCCATCTGTAGGAGGAAGCAAATTTGATTCACTTGTTGATTTGGTCGATTCAACCGATTTGAATACAATGGTTATCGATATCAAAGAAGACCATGGAAATATTACTTTCACACCGGAGAAAGGCTCTCCGTATGAAGAAGCTGCACGGGATTATATTGATGACCCAAAGAAACTGCTGAAATTTCTTGAAAAAAAGCAAATATATCCGATCGCCAGGATTGTCGTGTTTAAAGATTCTGTTTTGGCCAACTCTCAGCCGGAATTAACTTTTAAGGAAAATGGTAAAGTGTGGACAAATGGGAAAGGAGAGTCGTTTGTCAACCCATTTAAAAAAGAGGTCTGGGAATATAATGTGGAACTCGCCAAACAAGCAGCAGCATTTGGGTTTCAGGAAATCCAGTTTGATTATGTGCGTTTTCCGGAAGGGTTTGAGCACTATGATAAGGAATTGGAATACAGTCAAGGGGACTACAAAAACCTGGATATGACGAATACAAAGCGCCGTGTCAAAGCCGTTACTGATTTCGTTAAATATGCTAAAGAGCAATTGGCAGATTACAATGTGAAAGTTGGCGTGGATATTTTTGGATATTCCGCAACCATTCCGGAAGCACCGGGTATTGGTCAGAATTTCTCGAAAATAGCTGAGAACGTGGATGTCATTTCATCGATGATTTATCCGAGCCACTGGTCCACTTATTTTGGCATTGATTTCCCGGATAAACATCCATACCAATTGGTAAATTCCTATGCAAAGGTGGAGAATGAAGTATTGGGCAAGCTGGATAATCCGCCAATCACAAGACCATGGATTCAGGATTTCGAAGCGCCATGGCTGTATGACAAAGAGCCGACACATTATGGGAAAGCGGAAGTGGAAGCACAAATTAAAGCATTACAGGAAAATGGTATCGATGAATTCCTGGTTTGGAATGCCGCCAATTCCTACACGCAAAACGTGGACTATACCCCGTGA
- a CDS encoding rhodanese-like domain-containing protein, translated as MKEITTKELAEKLKSGEDLDIIDVREDEEVAQGKIPGARHISLGEVPDRLDEIDKNEHHYLVCRSGRRSGRAYEFLESKGYDVTNMKGGMLDWEDEVEK; from the coding sequence ATGAAAGAAATTACCACAAAAGAACTTGCAGAAAAATTAAAGTCTGGTGAGGATCTTGACATTATCGATGTTCGAGAAGATGAAGAGGTTGCACAAGGCAAAATACCTGGTGCGCGTCATATCTCGCTTGGAGAGGTTCCTGATCGTCTGGACGAAATTGATAAAAATGAACATCATTACCTTGTTTGCCGATCCGGTAGACGAAGTGGCAGAGCATACGAGTTTTTAGAAAGCAAAGGCTACGATGTTACCAATATGAAAGGCGGCATGCTGGATTGGGAAGATGAAGTAGAAAAATAA
- the trpS gene encoding tryptophan--tRNA ligase, with the protein MNTIFSGIQPSGTLTIGNYLGAMQHFVNLQEDNQCFFCIVDEHAITVPQDRLKLRKNIRSLAALYLAAGIDPNKATLFIQSEVSAHAELAWIMQSISYIGELERMTQFKDKAAGKEAVSAALLTYPPLMAADILLYQTNLVPVGEDQTQHLELTRNLAQRFNNKFNDIFTLPQISVPKVGARIMSLQEPTKKMSKSDSNEKAFISMLDEPKKIEKKIKSAVTDSEGIVKFDRDNKPGISNLLTILSACSGESIEKLEADFAGKGYGEFKQAVANAVVQILGPIQDRYDALIETTELDDILDHGAEQAAEIANKTLVKAKRAMGLGRKRK; encoded by the coding sequence ATGAATACAATATTTTCGGGAATTCAACCAAGCGGGACACTAACAATCGGGAATTATTTGGGGGCCATGCAGCATTTCGTTAACCTGCAGGAAGACAACCAATGTTTCTTCTGTATTGTTGATGAACATGCGATTACTGTACCACAAGACCGCTTAAAGCTACGGAAAAATATTCGCTCGCTTGCCGCGCTGTACCTGGCTGCAGGAATTGATCCAAACAAGGCAACCCTGTTTATTCAATCCGAGGTATCTGCCCATGCGGAACTGGCTTGGATTATGCAGTCAATTAGCTATATTGGCGAGTTGGAACGTATGACTCAATTTAAAGATAAAGCTGCAGGTAAGGAAGCTGTATCCGCTGCATTATTAACTTATCCGCCGCTAATGGCCGCCGATATTTTACTATACCAAACCAATTTAGTACCTGTTGGCGAGGATCAAACCCAACATCTGGAACTAACTCGTAATCTGGCACAGCGGTTTAATAATAAATTTAATGATATTTTCACGCTTCCACAGATCAGCGTTCCAAAAGTCGGCGCAAGGATTATGTCGCTACAGGAGCCAACCAAAAAAATGAGTAAATCAGACAGCAATGAGAAAGCCTTTATTTCCATGCTTGACGAGCCGAAAAAAATCGAGAAGAAAATAAAAAGTGCGGTAACCGATTCAGAAGGGATTGTTAAGTTTGATAGAGATAATAAACCTGGTATCTCCAACCTATTAACGATTTTATCCGCTTGTTCAGGTGAATCAATAGAAAAACTGGAAGCAGATTTTGCCGGAAAGGGCTATGGAGAATTCAAACAAGCGGTTGCCAATGCGGTTGTACAAATACTTGGACCAATTCAGGATCGTTATGATGCCTTGATTGAAACGACTGAACTGGACGATATTCTTGATCATGGCGCTGAACAGGCTGCCGAAATCGCGAATAAAACATTAGTCAAAGCAAAACGGGCCATGGGACTGGGACGTAAGCGTAAATAA
- a CDS encoding YjbA family protein → MLYLHDVWVNWFEGEENGYNVCYFHEWRKQDGIELLDQVPLLYITDDLYHYIENDMHDLPKPMLDAIYKRAYIRKGQERTVLDYACIVTDGTDIIAIDTIGYQIPIRKSRLIPRQEQLVFDMVENTKKQSFKFDGTLHQKEYHMLSMPPELVYGLTRRERQLKQLLMMALDQLHTANNPEELRYWLTEWNPKKYPYIRYMDEEKVWEALYEGVKYGWSTAHEDLCGKMIKGQPFLEKMWELEQNQEPDKSKQK, encoded by the coding sequence ATGTTATATTTGCACGATGTGTGGGTGAATTGGTTTGAAGGAGAAGAGAATGGTTATAATGTATGTTATTTTCATGAGTGGCGGAAACAAGACGGTATCGAGTTGCTTGATCAGGTCCCGTTATTGTACATAACTGATGACTTATACCATTATATTGAAAATGATATGCATGACCTGCCAAAACCGATGCTCGATGCCATTTATAAGCGTGCATATATTCGCAAAGGACAGGAACGTACCGTGCTGGATTATGCTTGCATCGTCACGGATGGAACCGATATTATCGCGATCGATACGATAGGATATCAAATCCCGATTCGCAAAAGCAGACTCATACCGAGACAGGAACAGCTTGTCTTTGATATGGTCGAAAACACAAAAAAACAATCGTTTAAATTTGATGGAACGTTGCACCAAAAAGAATATCATATGTTATCCATGCCGCCGGAACTTGTTTATGGTTTGACCAGACGCGAGCGGCAGTTAAAACAATTATTAATGATGGCACTTGATCAGTTGCATACCGCGAATAACCCGGAAGAATTGCGCTATTGGCTAACCGAGTGGAATCCGAAAAAATATCCCTATATTCGATATATGGATGAAGAAAAGGTTTGGGAAGCATTGTATGAAGGGGTAAAATATGGATGGAGCACAGCACATGAGGATTTGTGCGGAAAAATGATTAAGGGTCAGCCGTTTTTGGAAAAAATGTGGGAACTGGAACAAAATCAGGAACCGGATAAATCGAAACAGAAATAA
- the fabF gene encoding beta-ketoacyl-ACP synthase II — translation MEERRVVVTGLGAVSPLGNDVKTTWDNLVAGKSGIDFTTKVDRDNFPAKVAAEVKGFDPLLYIDKKDARKMDPFTQYAVTAAKMAVEDANLTINDEIAERVGVWIGSGIGGMKTWEDQHNKFLEKGPKRVSPFFVPMMIPDMAAGQVSIQLGAKGINSCTTTACASGANSIGDAFKAIQRGAADYIIAGGTEAPISDMAFAGFCSAKALSLNDDPQTASRPFDKNRDGFVMGEGSGILLLETLETAQARGAHIYGEIVGYGATGDAYHITAPAPNGEGASRAMQQALADAQLTPEQVDYLNAHGTSTQLNEKWETIAIKTVFGDYAYQLPVSSTKSMTGHLLGAAGGLEAVISMKSIEDSIIPATINYETPDEECDLDYVPNEARKQDVNVVMSNSLGFGGHNVALIFKKYA, via the coding sequence TGTTGTGACTGGATTGGGAGCCGTTTCTCCTTTGGGCAACGATGTCAAGACAACATGGGATAATCTTGTTGCCGGAAAATCAGGCATCGATTTCACGACGAAAGTGGACAGGGATAATTTTCCGGCAAAAGTAGCAGCAGAGGTAAAAGGTTTTGACCCATTGCTTTATATTGATAAAAAAGATGCTCGCAAAATGGATCCGTTCACACAATACGCTGTTACAGCAGCAAAAATGGCTGTAGAAGATGCCAATTTAACCATTAATGATGAAATAGCTGAACGTGTTGGAGTCTGGATCGGTTCCGGTATTGGTGGAATGAAGACATGGGAAGACCAGCACAATAAATTCCTGGAAAAAGGACCGAAACGGGTCAGCCCTTTTTTTGTGCCAATGATGATTCCCGATATGGCTGCGGGCCAAGTATCTATTCAACTGGGTGCAAAAGGGATTAATTCATGTACAACGACAGCATGTGCATCTGGAGCAAATTCGATCGGGGACGCATTCAAGGCCATTCAGCGTGGTGCGGCAGATTATATTATTGCAGGTGGAACAGAAGCCCCAATTTCTGATATGGCATTTGCCGGTTTCTGTTCCGCTAAAGCATTGTCATTGAATGATGATCCACAAACCGCAAGCAGACCATTTGATAAAAATCGCGATGGATTCGTGATGGGTGAAGGTTCTGGCATTTTATTGCTGGAAACACTGGAAACTGCACAAGCACGCGGTGCGCATATTTATGGAGAAATTGTCGGTTACGGCGCAACAGGTGATGCCTATCATATCACAGCACCAGCACCTAACGGAGAAGGAGCATCTCGGGCCATGCAACAAGCATTAGCGGATGCCCAGTTAACACCTGAACAAGTGGATTACCTTAATGCGCATGGAACAAGCACACAATTGAATGAAAAATGGGAAACAATTGCCATTAAAACTGTTTTTGGTGACTACGCTTATCAATTGCCTGTATCATCAACGAAATCGATGACTGGCCACTTATTGGGAGCTGCTGGGGGATTAGAGGCCGTGATCTCGATGAAATCTATTGAGGATAGCATCATTCCGGCAACAATCAATTATGAAACACCTGATGAAGAATGTGATTTGGATTACGTGCCAAATGAGGCGCGAAAGCAGGATGTCAATGTAGTCATGAGTAACTCGCTTGGATTCGGCGGGCATAATGTGGCTTTGATATTTAAAAAATATGCATAA